A portion of the Limanda limanda chromosome 3, fLimLim1.1, whole genome shotgun sequence genome contains these proteins:
- the slc38a8b gene encoding putative sodium-coupled neutral amino acid transporter 8 yields the protein MEELARESISMLARSASHADPPRLGSFGAVVIMLKSALGAGLLNFPWAFQKAGGVNTAIAVEMVCLVFLISGLVILGYASSVSRQNTYQDVVSEVCGRAVGQLCEVCFCFNLFMISVAFLVVVQDQLEKLSISLYETVTGSSEAEMPYHWYTDQSFTLLIMCVVIILPLSIPKEIGIQKYTSVLGTLAATYLCVAVIVKYYLADSHNVILTPEHSQGVGSWASMFSVVPTICFGFQCHESSIAIFSSMENQKLFNWVVISVISMIFCLLIYTLTGVYGFMTFGRAVASDILMSYPGDDVAMIISRLLFGFSIITIYPIILLLGRSVILNLMIRVQRRREGIVTPSFESRCRVVLTVIWIAVTFLIAVFVPDMSEVISVIGGISAFFIFVFPGLCLVFLMQTEDVPPRIKLILTVWGVITIVVGSFIFGQSTTIAIMELCDKF from the exons ATGGAGGAACTGGCCAGGGAGAGCATCTCCATGCTGGCCCGGTCTGCGTCTCACGCGGATCCTCCTCGGCTCGGCTCGTTCGGTGCCGTGGTCATCATGCTGAAGTCTGCGCTGGGAGCTGGCCTGCTCAACTTCCCCTGGGCTTTCCAGAAGGCAGGGGGAGTGAACACTGCCATCGCTGTGGAGATG GTATGCCTGGTATTCCTCATCAGTGGCCTGGTGATCCTCGGCTATGCATCGTCCGTCAGCAGACAGAACACCTATCAGGATGTGGTGAGCGAGGTGTGTGGACGAGCCGTGGGGCAGCTCTGTGAGGTCTGCTTCTGCTTCAACCTCTTCATGATATCTGTTGCCTTCCTGGTGGTGGTGCAGGACCAGCTGGAGAAAT tgtctATTTCTCTATATGAAACTGTGACTGGTTCCAGTGAGGCAGAGATGCCGTATCACTGGTACACAGACCAGTCATTTACCCTCTTAATCATGTGCGTCGTCAtcatcctcccactgtccatcccAAAAGAAATCGGGATCCAGAAATACACAAG tgTGTTGGGGACGCTGGCTGCCACCTATCTGTGTGTGGCAGTGATCGTCAAATATTACCTGGCGGACAGTCACAACGTCATATTAACTCCAGAGCACAGCCAAGG tgtGGGTTCATGGGCATCGATGTTCAGTGTTGTACCAACCATCTGCTTTGGCTTCCAG tgCCATGAATCTAGTATAGCGATCTTCAGCAGCATGGAGAACCAGAAGCTCTTTAACTGGGTGGTCATCTCTGTGATCTCCATGATCTTCTGTTTGCTCATCTACACTCTGACTG GAGTGTACGGCTTCATGACGTTCGGACGAGCTGTGGCCTCAGATATCTTGATGTCATATCCAGGAGATGACGTGGCCATGATCATTTCCAGATTACTTTTTGGGTTTTCGATTATCACCATCTATCCTATCATTCTTCTCCTGGGGAG ATCTGTCATCCTGAACCTGATGATACGAGTTCAGAGGCGACGAGAGGGAATCGTCACTCCCTCGTTTGAGAGTCGCTGCAGAGTGGTCCTCACTGTGATCTGGATCGCCGTCACCTTCCTCATCGCCGTGTTCGTCCCCGACATGAGCGAGGTCATCAGTGTGATCGGAGGAATCAGTGccttcttcatcttcgtctttCCGG gtctTTGCTTAGTGTTCTTGATGCAAACGGAAGATGTGCCTCCAAGAATCAA GTTAATTTTAACGGTATGGGGAGTCATAACCATTGTGGTCGGATCCTTCATCTTTGGACAGAGTACGACAATCGCTATCATGGAGCTTTGTGACAAATTCTGA
- the nrn1lb gene encoding neuritin 1-like b → MRSHPGTTMLLPIALCLGLVPVCFGAAIPISCASIYKSFAQCLLTLGDSLVDTQKDQSTQDIDAICRSWNAFHDCANSALAGCPGEAAAVWESLRQESRKTEFSGNLYDMCASRTTLPPSTVPAPQSPPTSDQANKETLKGRTHKHSPTLSTLLFPVCSTLLVLLRS, encoded by the exons ATGAGGTCCCATCCAGGCACCACGATGCTGCTGCCCATCGCCCTCTGCCTCG GTTTGGTCCCTGTGTGTTTCGGGGCGGCAATTCCAATTTCATGTGCTTCCATCTACAAGAGTTTTGCCCAGTGTTTACTCACACTCGGGGACAGTTTGGTGGACACACAAAAAGACCAGAGCACACAGGACATCGATGCaatctgcag GTCCTGGAATGCGTTCCACGATTGTGCAAACTCAGCCCTGGCTGGCTGTCCCGGAGAAGCAGCCGCTGTCTGGGAGTCTCTAAGACAAGAGTCCAGGAAGACAGAGTTCTCTGGAAACCTCTACGACATGTGCGCCAGTCGCACGACCCTCCCACCCAGCACTGTGCCTGCaccccagagcccccccacctcCGACCAGGCTAACAAGGAGACACTGAAAGgccgaacacacaaacacagccccaCCCTCAGCACGCTGCTGTTCCCTGTATGCAGCACGCTACTTGTTCTGCTCAGGAGTTAG
- the cmtr2 gene encoding cap-specific mRNA (nucleoside-2'-O-)-methyltransferase 2, with protein sequence MSSGNGTRRKVKPQQFSAMVASDPETLIEIQGLFSKVRVYVKPSGGEWSIPDPNDALKHPVEEHCRLQDLKLALNAVKNQLSDKNIQIWHQHTTSTNRAGKVIAAVRSAANAEICTQAWCKFYEILGTFNLLPKEALQNGELNTVHLCEAPGAFIAALNHCIKTSEATRYCDWSWAANTLNPYHEANGGNTTIADDRLIANTLPWWFFGSDNTGNIMLQKHLLELQQFVSNMHRVDLVTADGSFDCQENPDEQEALVASLHYCEVTAALLLLSPGGSFVLKMFTLYEDSSTCLLYLLNCCFSSVNVFKPATSKAGNSEVYVVCLNYDGKDAVRPLLSKLIRYYGPELADREALFPNELIPESFLKQHDEVCSYFHTLQLETITENLRLFESMSTEQRQRLDHVRDSAVHEYLQRFQVSFLPRSRWVSRNTVTPACCSVSGGRPPGQRKQTGSFNERRELQTLTWRERVEKGNHAAWIQRHCTEAGGTGCVLEGPQSKCHVDSWYVIAGPALPALRNSPFCEGGLLNHLNEALMDTVVDWAGVLPCGSCHVVCAASILAGLPGDSGGNKKKRQCQVFGSRTVWCARENQIEDLGLVFSPEPSLPQRGCITLHDGEPLYQQQLVGCVVLSLQTLNPGDALLLPVFSALTRVTAAVVFCLHVCFRSVTFRCPPPTGVVGTVLVCVGFCANAAARVLPVLTEVHNCMSQLLRGEGGDSPTSGWDRQVLQFVPMEELLTGGLTEFLSTMNSEIIQQKLHLLMHQS encoded by the exons ATGAGCTCAGGAAATGGGACCAGGAGGAAAGTCAAGCCGCAGCAGTTCAGTGCCATGGTGGCGTCTGACCCCGAAACACTGATCGAGATTCAAGGTCTTTTCAGTAAAGTCCGAGTCTACGTGAAGCCGTCGGGTGGCGAGTGGAGTATCCCCGATCCGAATGATGCTCTCAAACACCCGGTGGAGGAGCACTGTCGGCTGCAGGACCTGAAGCTTGCTCTGAACGCTGTGAAGAACCAGCTGAGCGACAAGAACATCCAGATCTGGCATCagcacaccacctccaccaatCGAGCTGGGAAGGTGATCGCCGCCGTGCGTTCTGCTGCCAACGCAGAGATCTGCACTCAGGCCTGGTGCAAGTTCTATGAGATCCTGGGAACCTTTAACCTTCTTCCAAAGGAGGCTCTTCAGAATGGAGAGCTGAACACCGTCCACCTGTGTGAAGCTCCGGGCGCCTTCATAGCCGCTCTGAACCACTGCATCAAAACCAGCGAGGCCACGCGCTACTGCGACTGGAGCTGGGCCGCCAACACTCTCAACCCGTACCACGAGGCTAACGGGGGGAACACGACCATCGCAGACGACCGGTTAATCGCCAACACGCTGCCCTGGTGGTTCTTTGGTTCGGACAACACGGGCAACATCATGCTCCAGAAGCACttgctggagctgcagcagtttgtgtcTAACATGCACAGAGTGGATCTGGTGACGGCAGACGGGAGTTTCGACTGCCAGGAGAACCCGGACGAGCAGGAGGCGCTGGTGGCGTCGCTGCATTACTGCGAGGTCACagctgcactgctgctgctcagcccCGGTGGCTCCTTTGTGCTGAAGATGTTCACGTTGTATGAAGACTCCTCCACCTGCTTACTCTACCTGCTGAACTGCTGTTTCAGCTCTGTAAACGTTTTCAAACCTGCCACCAGCAAGGCCGGCAACTCGGAGGTTTACGTAGTGTGTCTGAACTATGACGGCAAGGACGCTGTGAGGCCTCTGCTCTCTAAACTCATTCGTTATTATGGTCCAGAGCTGGCCGACCGGGAAGCACTTTTCCCAAATGAATTAATTCCAGAGTCGTTTCTGAAACAGCACGACGAGGTGTGCTCCTACTTCCACACGCTGCAGCTGGAGACGATCACAGAAAACCTGCGACTGTTTGAAAGCATGAGCACAGAGCAGAGGCAGCGGCTCGACCACGTCAGGGACTCTGCGGTTCATGAATACCTGCAGCGATTCCAG GTGAGCTTCCTCCCACGGAGCCGATGGGTCTCTCGTAACACTGTGACTCCCGCCTGCTGCAGCGTCTCAGGGGGTCGACCTCCAGGGCAGAGGAAGCAAACAGGGTCCTTTAATGAGCGAAGGGAGCTGCAGACCCTGACCTGGAGGGAGCGAGTCGAGAAGGGTAACCATGCCGCCTGGATACAAAGACACTGCACCGAGGCCGGTGGGACGGGCTGCGTGCTGGAAGGCCCCCAGTCCAAGTGCCACGTGGATTCGTGGTACGTTATTGCCGGGCCCGCGCTGCCTGCACTCAGAAACTCTCCGTTCTGTGAAGGAGGGCTGTTGAACCACCTGAATGAAGCCCTGATGGACACAGTGGTCGACTGGGCGGGTGTGCTGCCCTGTGGCTCTTGCCATGTGGTTTGTGCAGCCTCCATCTTGGCCGGTCTTCCAGGCGACAGTGGCGGGAACAAAAAGAAGAGACAGTGCCAGGTGTTTGGCAGCCGCACAGTTTGGTGTGCACGTGAGAACCAAATTGAGGATTTGGGCTTAGTGTTTTCTCCGGAGCCGTCCCTTCCTCAAAGAGGCTGCATCACGCTGCACGACGGGGAGCCGCTGTACCAGCAGCAGCTCGTcggctgtgttgtgttgtcccTGCAGACGCTGAACCCTGGGGATgccctgctgctgcctgtgtttTCTGCCCTCACACGTGTCACAGCAGCTGTTGTATtctgcctgcatgtgtgttttcgCTCAGTCACATTCAGGTGTCCGCCCCCCACCGGTGTTGTCGGGACGGTGCTCGTGTGCGTCGGCTTCTGTGCTAACGCTGCCGCTCGAGTACTGCCCGTTCTCACGGAGGTGCACAACTGCATGAGTCAGCTGTTGAGAGGAGAGGGCGGCGACAGTCCGACTTCTGGCTGGGACAGACAGGTGCTGCAGTTTGTCCCCATGGAGGAGCTGCTCACCGGAGGACTGACGGAGTTCCTGTCGACCATGAACTCTGAAATCATCCAGCAGAAGCTGCATCTTCTCATGCATCAGTCATAG